A single genomic interval of Hydractinia symbiolongicarpus strain clone_291-10 chromosome 8, HSymV2.1, whole genome shotgun sequence harbors:
- the LOC130653882 gene encoding activating signal cointegrator 1 complex subunit 2-like, whose product MMSLSSKLDPLNVESRHFLSFSFPPNAQLEDKSALSEWMERMVFLYEDLKWLLSLPVDFFWNQVTFDTSWHVCLDSFLFNSPRSYDLKNVLESCKTALIRISKLFLLAIKRMSLYNEDPMLCFSQEEFADIIYENYLFDAAKLLDICSIFYRPGSTVGGVVKEIIHNIFTAQPKYFDDINNAVESMIFTVSNIEDKLKICESLNASKHLKGNSVNGREAQDMMLFSFDMVNTFLSLLRVLPSVSQVMFKVKVVERLVTTCENILPCLLNLIQVNRKKYKYILSEIEKSVTTLIDTIIEEGYVQNLQNKSTDVTTEDLTTAFISMMDTIAQYPNFLVCYCKLGKISNIFEMIEEVGCIDMSSLKYVRGMISSSVSESDSSSILHQLRVLLPMKGEEYLSKCVEKYGPNVDVIVNNVLEGNMPEEKKTEVSTKKQISVPNKDVLEDKEHVALLKSQLLTPLDDDSTDEDGYNVYDDEYDDTYDSQNVAAADADSADELKDLTSRRKFTIPAALRQIGDVSSESEEEEEEKGGSEELKNKREVSENGQRQGNANYRGGYRGNRGRTRGHVGNSGGNRGGGNRGGGNRGASNNDQGSDRGRGRGRGNKHNRRRLADKKKSKGMMPF is encoded by the exons gtGACATTTGATACATCCTGGCATGTTTGTTTGGATTCGTTTCTATTTAATTCACCAAG GAGTTATGATTTGAAAAATGTCTTAGAAAGTTGCAAAACAGCATTGATACGCATCAGTAAACTATTCCTGCTTGCGATTAAGAGAATGAGTTTATACAACGAAGATCCT ATGTTATGCTTCTCTCAAGAAGAGTTTGCAGATATTATTTATGAGAACTACTTGTTTGATGCAGCTAAACTGTTGGACATTTGCAGTATATTTTACAGGCCAGGAAGCACCGTTGGTGGTGTAGTGAAAGAAATCATCCATAATATCTTTACAGCACAACCAAA GTACTTTGACGATATAAACAATGCGGTGGAGAGCATGATCTTCACTGTCAGTAATATTGAAGACAAACTAAAGATCTGTGAGAGTTTAAACGCGAGCAAACATTTAAAAGGCAATTCAGTAAACGGAAGAGAAGCACAAGATATGATGTTGTTTAGTTTCGACATGGTAAACACGTTCTTATCCTTATTACGTGTTCTACCCAGTGTTTCCCAAGTTATGTTCAAAGTTAAAGTTGTGGAAAG GCTTGTGACGACCTGTGAAAATATTCTACCATGTCTTTTGAATTTGATACAAGTTAACAGGAAGAAGTATAAATACATTCTGAGCGAAATTGAAAAATCCGTTACTACACTAATCGACACTATCATTGAAGAAGGATATGTTCAAAATCTTCAAAATAAAAG TACAGATGTCACTACTGAGGATTTGACAACTGCGTTTATCAGCATGATGGATACGATAGCTCAGTATCCGAA ttttttagtGTGTTATTGCAAGTTAGGAAAGATATCAAATATATTTGAGATGATCGAAGAAGTTGGTTGTATCGATATGTCTAGTCTTAAGTATGTTCGTGGTATGATATCAAGTTCTGTGTCTGAAAGCGATTCAAGTTCT ATTCTGCATCAGTTGCGAGTACTTCTTCCAATGAAAGGAGAAGAATATCTAAGCAAGTGCGTGGAAAAATACGGACCCAATGTTGACGTCATCGTCAACAATGTACTGGAGGGTAACATGCCCGAAGAGAAAAAAACGGAAGTTAGCACAAAGAAGCAGATCAGCGTACCAAACAAAGATGTGCTGGAAGACAAGGAACATGTTGCGTTGTTGAAGTCGCAGCTGTTGACACCACTCGACGACGACAGCACTGATGAAGACGGATACAATGTTTACGATGACGAGTATGATGATACGTATGATTCACAAAATGTCGCCGCTGCAGATGCTGACTCGGCAGATGAATTGAAAGACTTGACGTCCAGAAG AAAGTTTACCATCCCTGCAGCGCTACGACAGATTGGCGATGTTTCAAGTGAgtctgaagaagaagaagaagaaaaaggggGTAGTGAGGaa ctaAAAAACAAGAGAGAAGTTTCTGAAAATGGCCAGAGACAAGGGAATGCAAATTATCGCGGTGGATACAGAGGAAATAGAGGGCGTACCCGGGGACATGTCGGAAATTCCGGTGGTAACAGAGGTGGTGGAAACAGGGGCGGTGGAAACAGGGGTGCATCTAATAATGACCAAGGAAGTGACCGCGGCCGTGGTCGTGGTAGAGGCAACAAGCACAATCGAAGAAGACTTGCTGATAAGAAAAAATCTAAAGGAATGATGCCGTTTTAA
- the LOC130654896 gene encoding uncharacterized protein LOC130654896 has protein sequence MRFGQNKTSSIGATNCITERSVKSQKVEKMTSGFHYSETSAFSPIAYDVYEYVPQSGTVSVDVLSPYCEYENRQLQQHFIDQWVTSLYPSNYESSYNVLPYPYLHDYLGEPGFIRKRNERERMRVRNVNEGYARLRDHLPLKPTEKRLSKVETLRGAIEYIRLLETLLKDQCEDEGKKENIESTEHESDTKHFMKKDSVYKHEEIIVTHEGHQS, from the coding sequence ATGCGCTTTGGGCAAAACAAGACAAGCTCCATTGGTGCAACAAACTGTATAACTGAACGCAGTGTAAAATCACAGAAAGTTGAGAAAATGACGAGCGGTTTTCACTATTCAGAGACCAGTGCCTTCTCACCTATTGCATACGATGTGTACGAATACGTACCTCAAAGTGGCACCGTTAGTGTAGATGTCTTATCTCCATACTGTGAGTACGAAAACAGACAGCTACAGCAGCATTTTATCGACCAATGGGTTACAAGTCTTTATCCATCAAACTACGAATCTAGCTATAACGTGCTACCCTACCCATATTTACACGACTACTTAGGAGAACCTGGATTTATACGTAAACGAAACGAACGCGAAAGAATGCGCGTGCGGAATGTGaacgaaggctatgcacgtttACGAGACCATCTTCCTCTTAAACCAACAGAGAAACGTTTGTCTAAGGTAGAAACCTTGAGAGGGGCGATAGAATACATCCGCTTGTTAGAGACATTACTCAAAGATCAATGTGAAGAcgaaggaaaaaaagaaaacattgaaaGCACAGAACATGAGAGTGACACCAAACATTTTATGAAAAAAGATTCTGTATATAAACATGAAGAAATTATTGTCACGCACGAAGGCCACCAGTCATGA
- the LOC130654988 gene encoding dickkopf-related protein 3-like yields the protein MYYIKLLLLMGAMLAASSGAKLGERVTVHKSDSTDENSNVKVKKMIAPGYYSQECNVHKPCPDATKYCHMFLCVDCLKENVACTQNGQCCPGTECTYGRCKKGAAKGSAGTFCDRQKDCQGADLCCVREPAINPVISICKPALDEHETCGPYNQFRTVYIGGTVQPVCGPCKQGLVCKQVGIFGVHEICLPTGGKGKK from the exons ATGTACTACATTAAACTGTTGCTCCTTATGGGAGCAATGTTAGCTGCCAGTTCTGGAGCTAAACTTGGTGAAAGAGTTACCGTTCACAAATCTGATTCAACTGATGAGAATAGCAACGTCAAAGTGAAAAAG ATGATAGCTCCTGGATATTACTCTCAAGAATGCAACGTACACAAGCCCTGTCCAGACGCCACAAAGTACTGCCACATGTTTTTATGTGTTGATTGCTTGAAAGAGAATGTCGCTTGCACACAAAATGGACAATGTTGTCCAGGAACGGAATGTACGTATGGAAGATGTAAAAAAGGAGCAGCCAAAGGCTCTGCAG GGACATTCTGTGATCGTCAGAAGGATTGTCAGGGAGCTGATTTGTGTTGCGTTCGTGAACCAGCCATTAATCCAGTTATCAGTATTTGCAAACCAGCTTTAGATGAGCATGAAACATGTGGACCATACAATCAGTTCAGAACAGTTTATATCGGTGGTACTGTGCAGCCTGTCTGTGGACCATGCAAGCAAGGATTAGTCTGTAAGCAAGTCGG AATCTTCGGTGTCCATGAAATCTGCTTACCAACGGGAGGAAAAGGAAAGAAATAA
- the LOC130654987 gene encoding gastric triacylglycerol lipase-like isoform X1, giving the protein MEWPKGDVYDEHMVVYEMLSTYHFFVLGLLCIQMLTTTSENVKQRGYFPEERMNVSSIIRYYGYPCEVHEVITADGYVLIMQRILPGLKHNFKGQTVFLQHGLLDSAATWIMNTPDKSLAFILADAGYDVWLGNSRGNTYSKKHLKYTTKDKQFWEFSFDEMAKYDLPASIYYVLNVTGAQQIYYVGHSQGTTIGFIEFGRNVNLARRIKTFFSLAPVTTVGHIKGALKVLSPIEPEIQYMIQLLGIKEFLPSSAVTKFLGEAVCGAGRIMEETCGNILFLMCGFDTKNLNKTRVPLYLSLYPAGTSVRDVIHFAQMVRTGKFQMYDYGEVGNIQHYHQPVVPKYNVSSVNTPVVMFSGSHDWLADPYDVNNNLKQQLPYLVYSQDLPGWNHLDFVWGMRAHEMIYSKIVKMMNDAV; this is encoded by the exons ATGGAATGGCCAAAGGGGGATGTCTATGATGAGCACATGGTAG TGTATGAAATGCTGAGCACATACCACTTTTTTGTACTTGGATTGCTTTGTATCCAAATGCTGACAACAACAAgtgaaaatgtaaaacaaaGAGGATACTTTCCTGAAGAACGAATGAACGTT agtTCAATTATTCGATACTATGGTTATCCATGTGAAGTACATGAAGTTATTACAGCCGATGGATATGTTTTAATAATGCAAAGAATTCTCCCTGGTCTTAAACATAATTTTAAAGGACAAACGGTGTTTCTTCAGCATGGCTTGTTGGATTCAGCTGCCACCTGGATTATGAATACTCCAGATAAAAGCTTAGCCTTTATACTGGCTGATGCTGG GTATGACGTATGGTTAGGTAACAGCCGAGGGAACACATATtccaaaaaacatttgaaatatacaacaaaagataaacaaTTCTGGGAATTTAG ttttgaTGAAATGGCCAAGTATGATTTACCCGCATCTATTTACTATGTACTTAACGTCACTGGCGCCCAACAAATTTACTACGTTGGACATTCTCAAG GCACTACAATAGGCTTCATTGAGTTCGGTCGAAATGTTAACCTAGCCAGAAGGATtaagacatttttttcactTGCACCTGTCACAACCGTTGGTCATATCAAAGGTGCTTTGAAGGTACTATCACCTATCGAGCCAGAGATACAG tacatGATTCAACTACTTGGGATAAAAGAGTTCCTACCATCCAGTGCTGTCACCAAGTTTCTTGGCGAGGCTGTGTGTGGTGCTGGCCGCATTATGGAAGAGACATGCGGAAATATTTTATTCCTGATGTGTGGCTTTGATACAAAGAACTTAAATAAAACTCGTGTACCTTTGTACTTGTCTTTATATCCAGCTGGTACTTCCGTGAGGGATGTCATCCATTTTGCTCAG ATGGTACGGACTGGAAAGTTTCAAATGTACGATTATGGAGAAGTTGGGAATATTCAACATTATCACCAG ccAGTGGTTCCGAAGTATAATGTTAGCTCTGTGAACACACCGGTTGTGATGTTTTCGGGAAGCCATGATTGGCTAGCCGACCCATATGATGTTAATAATAACCTGAAACAACAGCTCCCGTATTTGGTTTACTCGCAAGATTTGCCGGGTTGGAATCATTTAGATTTTGTGTGGGGTATGCGAGCCCATGAAATGATTTATAGTAAAATAGTGAAAATGATGAATGATGCGGTTTGA
- the LOC130654987 gene encoding gastric triacylglycerol lipase-like isoform X2, whose product MLSTYHFFVLGLLCIQMLTTTSENVKQRGYFPEERMNVSSIIRYYGYPCEVHEVITADGYVLIMQRILPGLKHNFKGQTVFLQHGLLDSAATWIMNTPDKSLAFILADAGYDVWLGNSRGNTYSKKHLKYTTKDKQFWEFSFDEMAKYDLPASIYYVLNVTGAQQIYYVGHSQGTTIGFIEFGRNVNLARRIKTFFSLAPVTTVGHIKGALKVLSPIEPEIQYMIQLLGIKEFLPSSAVTKFLGEAVCGAGRIMEETCGNILFLMCGFDTKNLNKTRVPLYLSLYPAGTSVRDVIHFAQMVRTGKFQMYDYGEVGNIQHYHQPVVPKYNVSSVNTPVVMFSGSHDWLADPYDVNNNLKQQLPYLVYSQDLPGWNHLDFVWGMRAHEMIYSKIVKMMNDAV is encoded by the exons ATGCTGAGCACATACCACTTTTTTGTACTTGGATTGCTTTGTATCCAAATGCTGACAACAACAAgtgaaaatgtaaaacaaaGAGGATACTTTCCTGAAGAACGAATGAACGTT agtTCAATTATTCGATACTATGGTTATCCATGTGAAGTACATGAAGTTATTACAGCCGATGGATATGTTTTAATAATGCAAAGAATTCTCCCTGGTCTTAAACATAATTTTAAAGGACAAACGGTGTTTCTTCAGCATGGCTTGTTGGATTCAGCTGCCACCTGGATTATGAATACTCCAGATAAAAGCTTAGCCTTTATACTGGCTGATGCTGG GTATGACGTATGGTTAGGTAACAGCCGAGGGAACACATATtccaaaaaacatttgaaatatacaacaaaagataaacaaTTCTGGGAATTTAG ttttgaTGAAATGGCCAAGTATGATTTACCCGCATCTATTTACTATGTACTTAACGTCACTGGCGCCCAACAAATTTACTACGTTGGACATTCTCAAG GCACTACAATAGGCTTCATTGAGTTCGGTCGAAATGTTAACCTAGCCAGAAGGATtaagacatttttttcactTGCACCTGTCACAACCGTTGGTCATATCAAAGGTGCTTTGAAGGTACTATCACCTATCGAGCCAGAGATACAG tacatGATTCAACTACTTGGGATAAAAGAGTTCCTACCATCCAGTGCTGTCACCAAGTTTCTTGGCGAGGCTGTGTGTGGTGCTGGCCGCATTATGGAAGAGACATGCGGAAATATTTTATTCCTGATGTGTGGCTTTGATACAAAGAACTTAAATAAAACTCGTGTACCTTTGTACTTGTCTTTATATCCAGCTGGTACTTCCGTGAGGGATGTCATCCATTTTGCTCAG ATGGTACGGACTGGAAAGTTTCAAATGTACGATTATGGAGAAGTTGGGAATATTCAACATTATCACCAG ccAGTGGTTCCGAAGTATAATGTTAGCTCTGTGAACACACCGGTTGTGATGTTTTCGGGAAGCCATGATTGGCTAGCCGACCCATATGATGTTAATAATAACCTGAAACAACAGCTCCCGTATTTGGTTTACTCGCAAGATTTGCCGGGTTGGAATCATTTAGATTTTGTGTGGGGTATGCGAGCCCATGAAATGATTTATAGTAAAATAGTGAAAATGATGAATGATGCGGTTTGA